In Triticum aestivum cultivar Chinese Spring chromosome 5B, IWGSC CS RefSeq v2.1, whole genome shotgun sequence, the following proteins share a genomic window:
- the LOC123113589 gene encoding syntaxin-121 translates to MNNLFSSSWKRAGAGGDGGDLESGGGGGVEMTAPPGAAAGASLDRFFEDVESIKDDLRELERIQRSLHDGNESGKSLHDASAVRALRSRMDADVAAAIKKAKVVKLRLESLDRANAANRSVAGCGPGSSTDRTRTSVVAGLRKKLRDAMESFSSLRSRITSEYRDTVARRYFTVTGAQPDEATLDTLAETGEGERFLQRAIAEQQGRGEVLGVVAEIQERHGAVADLERSLLELQQVFNDMAVLVAAQGEQLDDIEGHVGRARSFVDRGREQLQVARKHQKSSRKWTCIGIGILLVVILIIVIPIVLKNTNKSNNNNNQQ, encoded by the coding sequence ATGAACAACCTGTTCTCGAGTTCGTGGAAGCGCGCGGGCGCGGGGGGCGACGGCGGGGACCTggagtcgggcggcggcggcggggtggagaTGACGGCGCCGCCGGGCGCCGCGGCGGGGGCGAGCCTGGACCGCTTCTTCGAGGACGTGGAGTCGATCAAGGACGACCTGCGGGAGCTGGAGCGGATCCAGCGCTCCCTCCACGACGGCAACGAGTCGGGCAAGTCGCTCCACGACGCCTCCGCCGTGCGCGCGCTCCGCTCCCGCATGGACGCCGACGTCGCCGCCGCCATCAAGAAGGCCAAGGTCGTCAAGCTCCGCCTCGAGTCGCTCGACCGGGCCAACGCCGCCAACCGCTCCGTGGCCGGCTGCGGGCCGGGCTCCTCCACGGACCGCACCCGCACCTCCGTCGTCGCCGGCCTGCGCAAGAAGCTGCGGGACGCCATGGAGTCCTTCTCCTCCCTCCGCTCCCGCATCACCTCCGAGTACcgggacacggtggcgcggcgctaCTTCACCGTCACGGGGGCCCAGCCCGACGAGGCGACGCTGGACACGCTGGCGGAGACGGGCGAGGGGGAGCGGTTCCTGCAGCGGGCCATCGCGGAGCAGCAGGGCCGCGGGGAGGTGCTGGGCGTGGTGGCGGAGATCCAGGAGCGGCACGGCGCCGTGGCGGACCTGGAGCGGAGCCTGCTGGAGCTGCAGCAGGTGTTCAACGACATGGCCGTCCTGGTGGCGGCGCAGGGGGAGCAACTGGACGACATCGAGGGCCACGTCGGGCGGGCGCGGTCGTTCGTCGACCGGGGGCGCGAGCAGCTCCAGGTCGCCCGCAAGCACCAGAAGAGCTCCCGCAAGTGGACCTGCATCGGCATCGGCATCCTGCTCGTCGtcatcctcatcatcgtcatccCCATCGTGCTCAAGAACACCAAcaagagcaacaacaacaacaaccagcaGTAG